GGGGCAGGGCGCTCCCTGGCCGCAGCAGATGCCCTCCCAGGAGTGGAGGGGCTGGAGAGAGGGAGGCCTTCGGGAAGAGGCTTCCTGGGCCCCCTGGTCTTCGGCTGGGTCCCCAGCCCCCgatcctgccccaccccacctcccccgGGCTTCCTCCCGGAAACTCAGCGCCTGCTGCACTTGCCTGCCCTGCCTTGCTTGGCACCCGCTCCGGCGACCTTCCCCGCTCCCCTGTCATTTCCTCGCGGACTGTgcggcctgggggtggggggcgggacTCTCACGGTGACATGTTTACAGCTGGGTGTGACTCAgtaaagtggatttttttttcttttctgcttttcttcttttgcgGGGGAGGTCTAACAAGCAGCGGGGGCTGCGGGGTTGTCCTCGGGGTGGGGGACTGGACGCTGTCGACAGCACCTTCCTGGGGCCCCGGCTCCCGTTTGGTGGTTGGTCCCAGGGCCTGCCCGGTTCCtgacctctgcccggctgccgcGCTCGtcggggccgggggcggggccgaTCCCTCCGGCTTCCCGCTTCCCGCGGAGAACAACAATGAAAGTGAAAgaggggtggggcgggggcgAGCCCGGGTTCTGTGGCCCATTTGccctgtggccttgagcaagccCCTCCCCCAGGCCTCGGGGGCTCTCCCGGTTTGGGGGAACCGGGCGAGGCAATGCCACAGGCCCAGGGTTAGAGGGGGTGGGCACTTGCAGCTGCCGATGTGGCTGGATCTGGAACTTCTCAGACGGCTCCTGTCAGCACCAAGTTTCACCAAATCCAGGCCTGCGGGCTCCTCCCCCAGGACCCCCACTCGCAGTCCCTCAAGTCTGTGCTCCCGGAAAGGCACTGGGCGACCGCACCCGTGGCTTTCTCTGGGCGACCGGGTCCCAGACTCCCCCCAGCACAGCAGAGCGCTTCCCTGCCCACCCGCGGAAACCGCCCCAGGTGGGCCGCGCCCCCTCCCCAGCAGCCAGCAGGGCGCCAGGGCTGAGCCGGCCGTGGAGGGGAGCGGGCCCGGCGGGTTATACAGGCGCCGGGGCTCCGCGGCAGGCAAGAGAAGCTGGGGCCTGAGAACGGCCCGGGCCTTGGCGTACGGCAGGGGACGACCTGGGATGGGGGCAGCGGGCGGCGGCGCAGGGAGTGGGCCGGGGGCCGGTGTGCGCGGGCGGGACGGGGCCCGGGGTCGGGAGACCACCGCTCGGAAGATGGGGCCGGGAGAGGCCGCCGTCGCAGCGCAGAGGGCACCGGCGGGGAGACGCGAGGGCGCGGGGCCGGGAACACGGACGCCGGAGTAGAAGCGCGGGGGGCGCGGGCTGGAGCGGGGGCGGGGACGCCGGGGTCGGGGGCGGTGCGGGTTtgaggggagggggcggggcgggtCCTTCCctgggggggtggggagagggggcggGGGCCCATGTGACCGGCTCAGACCGGTTCTGGAGACAAAAGGGGCCGCGGCGGCCGGAGCGGGACGGGCCCGGCGCGGGAGGGAGCGAAGCAGCGCGGGCAGCGAGCGAGTGAGCGCGCGGCGGCCCCTGGTCCGCCCGGCCGCGGCCGATctaggggctgggggctggaggcgggggtgggggtctGAGCTGCGTCCTGGGCTCGAGGCGTCCCCCGGGGAGTCGCCTCTTGGCGGTGCGTCCGGGCTAGCGGCGAGGGGCCGCCCCAAGTCTTCCCACCGCCGCCACCTTAGCAGCCCGACTTGGGGCCTGGAAAGTGGAACACGCGGAGGTGGGAGGGCCCTGCACGCGGCCCCCGGTGGGGAAGGGGACGGGCCAGGGATTCAGACTCGGGCTCTCCCCTCAGGATGCAGCACCGAGgcttcctcctcctcaccctcctcgCCCTGCTGGCGCTCACCTCCGCGGTCGCCAAAAAGAAAGGTGATGGGGGATGATCGAAGGAGGGCTGGGGACGGGCAGGCGAGGCCCCGCCACTTCTGGACTGGGCCGCCTGGGTTCCTAGCCTGGAACCCCAGGAAGGCGGCTCCCGAGGGAGTCTCCCCGTGCCCCAGTCCTGAACTCTGTTCCTCGCGCGTTGTAGATAAGGTGAAGAAGGGCGGCCCGGGGAGCGAGTGCGCTGAGTGGGCCTGGGGGCCCTGCACCCCCAGCAGCAAGGACTGCGGCGTGGGTTTCCGCGAGGGCACCTGCGGGGCCCAGACCCAGCGCATCCGGTGCAGGGTGCCCTGCAACTGGAAGAAGGAGTTTGGAGGTGAGGCGGGGCGCAGTCAGAGGGCAGGAGAGGGGGGCACAGCCTCGCCGAACCCTGGGCGGACCCTTGGCGGAGGGGGGAGCCGCGAGCCGCGGGCCGCGCAGCGCTGACCTGGGCCGCTCTCTCGCCAGCCGACTGCAAGTACAAGTTTGAGAACTGGGGTGCGTGTGATGGGGGCACAGGCACCAAAGTCCGCCAAGGCACCCTGAAGAAGGCGCGCTACAATGCTCAGTGCCAGGAGACCATCCGCGTCACCAAGCCCTGCACCCCCAAGACCAAAGCAAAGGCCAAAGGTCAGCGAAAGGAGAAGGGGGTGGGGCTGTCGCGGGGGGCTGCCCCCACCCCGCCTGTGAGGGGACAATTCCAAGTTAAACCTTAAGTTTTGAGTCCTGGCCAGTGGCTTCCTGACATCGCCTCACTTGGCTTCCCTGCCTGGAAAAATCTGAAGATGGGCACTACAAGAGAGGCCGCAGGTGATGCTGGGGACATAAATCCTCCCTGGCCCAAATAGGGACCAGCTCAAACTACTCCATTGGAGCATCTGGCTTAGGACCCAGGGAGAGTGTCCTGGAACGGCTTGCCTTTGTCAGCTCTCCAGCCACGGGCAGCATTTGGTCAGCTCTGCCCTTTCTAGTGTTGGGAGGAGGTCAAGGCCCACCCTGGGCCTCTCAGCTCACTCGTGACTCAGCCCAGCGGGGCCAACAGGGCAGGGGTGAATCTGCCCGCTTCTCAGgtgaggaggctgaggatgcCCAGGGCTGCTGTGACCAGGACCAGGACTGGAAACTTGAAGGTTTTCTGATCCCAAGTGGAAATAGGAAGCTGGGGATGTCCCATGTCCACATCACAATGGCTGCCCCATCCCCTGCTTCCGAGTCAGCTGATTGGAAACCACTAGGGGGCAGAATCTTCTCCTTCCCTGATGCCCGCGTGTTTGTGGAGCCGGCGGTCTGCAATGGGTCAGCCTAACTGCTGATATggtattaatatttctttcttgttttacagccaagaaagggaagggaaaggactAGACGCCAAGCCTGGATGCCAAGGAGCCCCTGGTGTCACATGGTGCCTGGCCCACGccctccctctcccaggcccGAGATATGACCCACCAGTGCCTTCTGTCTGCTCGTTAGCTTTAATCAATCATGCCCTGCCTTGTCCCTCtcactccccagcc
This genomic window from Pan troglodytes isolate AG18354 chromosome 9, NHGRI_mPanTro3-v2.0_pri, whole genome shotgun sequence contains:
- the MDK gene encoding midkine, whose amino-acid sequence is MQHRGFLLLTLLALLALTSAVAKKKDKVKKGGPGSECAEWAWGPCTPSSKDCGVGFREGTCGAQTQRIRCRVPCNWKKEFGADCKYKFENWGACDGGTGTKVRQGTLKKARYNAQCQETIRVTKPCTPKTKAKAKAKKGKGKD